A single genomic interval of Prochlorococcus marinus XMU1406 harbors:
- a CDS encoding NADH dehydrogenase subunit K produces MREIREGTCNSLGAPQVTTDLSENIILTSLDDLHNWARLSSLWPLLYGTACCFIEFAALIGSRFDFDRFGLVPRSSPRQADLIIVAGTVTMKMAPALVRLYEQMPEPKYVIAMGACTITGGMFSADSTTAVRGVDKLIPVDLYLPGCPPRPEAIFDAVIKLRKKVGNESILERTKTEQTHRYITSDHEMNLVFSENTGEYLNKTSANVIPSSKKEKITELPENAKKTEIINTLED; encoded by the coding sequence ATAAGAGAAATCCGAGAAGGAACTTGTAATTCTCTTGGTGCACCCCAAGTTACTACAGATTTAAGTGAAAATATTATATTGACAAGTTTAGACGATCTTCATAATTGGGCTAGACTAAGTAGTCTATGGCCTCTCTTGTATGGAACAGCTTGTTGTTTTATAGAATTTGCTGCCCTAATAGGATCTAGATTTGATTTTGATAGATTTGGATTAGTACCTAGAAGCTCTCCTAGGCAAGCAGATTTAATAATAGTTGCAGGAACAGTGACGATGAAGATGGCTCCAGCTCTTGTAAGACTGTATGAACAAATGCCTGAACCAAAATATGTAATTGCCATGGGTGCTTGCACAATCACAGGGGGAATGTTCAGCGCAGATTCTACAACTGCTGTCAGAGGGGTTGATAAATTGATACCAGTTGATCTATACCTACCAGGATGCCCACCAAGACCAGAAGCAATTTTTGATGCTGTAATTAAATTAAGAAAAAAAGTTGGTAATGAATCAATTTTAGAGCGCACAAAAACAGAACAAACTCACAGATACATAACATCTGATCACGAAATGAATCTTGTTTTCTCAGAAAATACAGGTGAATATCTAAACAAAACTTCAGCTAACGTCATTCCCTCCTCTAAAAAAGAAAAAATAACTGAATTACCTGAAAACGCCAAAAAAACTGAAATTATTAATACTTTAGAAGATTAA
- a CDS encoding NAD(P)H-quinone oxidoreductase subunit 3 produces the protein MFLLTGYEYFLGFLLIAAAVPVLALVTNLIVAPKGRTGERKLTYESGMEPIGGAWIQFNIRYYMFALVFVIFDVETVFLYPWAVAFNRLGLLAFIEALIFIAILVIALAYAWRKGALEWS, from the coding sequence ATGTTTTTATTAACTGGCTATGAATACTTTTTAGGTTTCCTCCTAATTGCCGCAGCTGTACCAGTATTAGCTCTAGTTACTAATCTCATCGTTGCCCCAAAAGGCAGAACAGGGGAAAGAAAACTTACCTATGAATCTGGAATGGAGCCTATAGGAGGAGCATGGATTCAATTTAATATTCGTTATTACATGTTTGCCTTGGTTTTCGTTATATTTGATGTTGAGACAGTATTCCTTTATCCTTGGGCTGTTGCCTTCAATAGATTAGGCTTATTAGCTTTTATTGAGGCTTTAATTTTCATTGCAATACTTGTTATCGCTCTGGCATACGCATGGAGAAAAGGCGCTTTAGAATGGAGTTAA
- a CDS encoding rubredoxin produces MSENIQPASEENKIVEDFEKGNLSEKSSEVNVKQPVLNLEHNRFECRSCGYIYDPSEGNKKLNIPKNTPFSELDGNTFACPVCRAGKNFYKDIGPKSKPSGFEENLVYGFGFNSLPPGQKNILIFGGLAFAAAMFLSLYSLH; encoded by the coding sequence GTGAGTGAAAACATTCAACCAGCCTCTGAGGAAAACAAAATAGTTGAAGACTTTGAGAAAGGAAATCTTTCTGAAAAATCCTCAGAAGTAAATGTTAAACAACCTGTTCTTAATTTAGAACATAATAGATTCGAATGTAGAAGTTGTGGGTATATTTATGATCCGTCTGAAGGAAATAAAAAATTAAACATACCCAAAAATACTCCTTTTTCAGAGTTGGATGGGAACACCTTTGCTTGCCCTGTTTGTCGAGCCGGTAAAAATTTTTATAAGGATATAGGTCCTAAATCTAAACCTAGTGGTTTTGAAGAAAATTTAGTTTATGGGTTTGGTTTTAATAGTTTACCTCCTGGACAAAAAAATATATTGATTTTTGGAGGGCTGGCTTTTGCCGCTGCTATGTTTCTTTCTTTATACTCTTTGCATTAA
- a CDS encoding photosynthesis system II assembly factor Ycf48: MKKIITSIPTLLLSGLLCFVLSGCSSTGVKMSDSSPWKTIQFEDQANALDIDFIDDKNGFLVGSNRLIMESNDGGETWEKRNLDLPSEENFRLLDIDFKGEEGWLIGQPSLVMHTLDAGKNWTRLSLGNKLPGQPFLITTVDAGIAELATTAGAIYETSDSGESWNAKVVDASGSGGVRDLRRTKEGDYVSVSSLGNFFSTLENDSDAWTAHQRASSKRVQSIGFNPEGSLWMLSRGAEIRFNEDTNDLENWSKPIIPILNGYNYLDMGWDPNGDIWAGGGNGTLIVSKDQGKTWNKDPIASALPTNFIKIVFLDKDALDNQKGFILGERGYILKWNS, translated from the coding sequence ATGAAAAAAATTATTACTAGTATCCCCACTCTTCTTTTATCTGGCCTTCTTTGTTTTGTATTGAGCGGTTGTTCATCTACAGGAGTTAAGATGAGTGATAGTAGCCCTTGGAAAACAATTCAGTTTGAGGACCAAGCTAATGCTTTAGATATTGATTTTATAGATGATAAAAATGGATTTTTAGTAGGTTCTAATAGACTTATTATGGAATCTAATGATGGGGGAGAAACTTGGGAGAAAAGAAATTTAGATTTACCAAGTGAAGAGAACTTTCGTCTGCTAGATATTGACTTTAAAGGTGAAGAGGGCTGGTTAATAGGTCAGCCCTCATTAGTTATGCATACACTTGATGCGGGAAAAAATTGGACTCGTTTATCTCTTGGCAACAAATTACCAGGTCAACCATTTCTAATAACGACTGTTGATGCAGGGATTGCAGAGTTGGCCACCACTGCAGGTGCAATCTATGAAACATCAGATAGTGGTGAATCATGGAATGCAAAAGTTGTAGATGCATCTGGTTCTGGAGGTGTAAGAGATTTAAGAAGAACTAAAGAGGGAGATTATGTCAGCGTAAGTAGTCTGGGTAATTTCTTTTCTACTTTGGAAAATGATAGTGATGCATGGACAGCTCATCAAAGAGCGAGTAGCAAAAGAGTTCAAAGTATTGGTTTCAATCCAGAAGGAAGTTTATGGATGCTTTCTAGAGGAGCCGAAATTAGATTTAATGAAGATACGAATGATCTAGAAAACTGGTCGAAACCTATTATACCTATTCTTAATGGATACAATTATTTAGATATGGGATGGGATCCAAATGGTGATATATGGGCTGGCGGGGGTAATGGCACTTTAATTGTAAGTAAAGACCAAGGTAAAACTTGGAATAAAGATCCTATTGCTTCTGCATTGCCAACAAACTTCATAAAAATAGTTTTTCTTGATAAAGATGCTTTAGATAATCAAAAAGGATTCATACTTGGCGAGCGCGGTTATATCCTTAAATGGAATAGCTAA
- the psbE gene encoding cytochrome b559 subunit alpha, whose amino-acid sequence MAAGSTGERPFFEIITSIRYWIIHAVTLPAIFIAGFLFVYTGLAYDAFGTPRPDSYFQSSESKAPVVTQRYEAKSQLDLRTK is encoded by the coding sequence ATGGCCGCAGGTTCAACGGGTGAACGCCCATTCTTTGAAATAATCACCAGTATTAGGTACTGGATTATTCATGCAGTAACATTACCAGCTATTTTTATAGCAGGCTTCTTATTCGTATATACAGGCTTAGCCTACGATGCTTTCGGAACACCTCGTCCGGATAGTTATTTCCAATCATCTGAATCTAAAGCGCCTGTCGTAACACAAAGATATGAAGCTAAATCTCAACTAGATTTAAGAACAAAATAA
- the psbF gene encoding cytochrome b559 subunit beta: MTNSQAPMQAAEVRVYPIFTVRWLAVHALAIPSVFFLGSIAAMQFVAR, encoded by the coding sequence ATGACTAATTCCCAAGCTCCAATGCAGGCTGCTGAAGTCCGCGTTTATCCTATATTTACTGTTCGTTGGCTAGCAGTTCACGCTTTAGCTATTCCATCAGTATTCTTTTTGGGTTCCATTGCTGCTATGCAGTTCGTAGCCCGATAA
- a CDS encoding photosystem II reaction center protein L gives MQVNQNPNKVPVELNRTSLYLGLLSVFVLGILFSSYFFN, from the coding sequence ATGCAAGTAAACCAAAATCCTAACAAAGTTCCAGTTGAACTTAATCGTACAAGCCTTTATTTAGGCTTACTATCAGTCTTTGTATTGGGAATTTTATTTTCCAGTTACTTTTTCAATTAA
- a CDS encoding photosystem II reaction center protein J, with product MSKLKGPDGRIPDRLPDGRPAVAWERRWTEGTLPLWLVATAGGIAVIFVLGIFFYGSYQGVGAGG from the coding sequence ATGAGTAAATTAAAAGGACCTGATGGAAGAATTCCAGATAGACTTCCCGACGGTAGACCAGCAGTTGCATGGGAAAGAAGATGGACTGAAGGAACTCTTCCTTTATGGCTTGTTGCTACAGCAGGTGGAATTGCAGTTATCTTCGTTTTAGGTATATTTTTCTATGGTTCATACCAAGGGGTTGGAGCTGGAGGCTAA
- the mtnP gene encoding S-methyl-5'-thioadenosine phosphorylase, whose product MNKEHLLPIEKSRLGVIGGSGFYSMDQIEYLRELEINTPYGKPSDSIKVYNLGNLEIAFIPRHGRTHSLNPSEIPYKANIWALRSIGVRWIIAPSAVGSLQEQIRPLDIVVPDQFIDRTKNRPATFFNEGAVAHVTMGDPFCTNLSRILSEIGEKNIPGGRQLHRGGTYLAMEGPAFSTRAESNLYRSWGCSIIGMTNHTEARLAKEAEIAYSSLSMVTDYDCWHQTHQEVSVEMVLDNLRSNTEVANKIIFEVAKLIEKERPKSKSHFSLKDGLITQKENIPSSTKEKLRVFTDSY is encoded by the coding sequence ATGAATAAAGAACATTTATTACCAATTGAAAAATCAAGGTTAGGAGTGATTGGTGGAAGTGGATTTTATTCAATGGATCAAATAGAGTACTTAAGAGAACTAGAAATCAATACTCCCTATGGTAAACCTTCTGATTCAATAAAAGTATATAATCTTGGAAACCTAGAGATAGCATTTATTCCTAGACATGGCAGAACACATAGTTTAAATCCTTCTGAAATTCCTTATAAAGCTAATATTTGGGCTCTAAGATCAATAGGAGTAAGATGGATTATTGCTCCATCAGCAGTTGGTTCATTACAAGAACAGATAAGGCCTCTAGATATAGTGGTTCCAGATCAATTTATAGACCGGACAAAAAATAGACCTGCAACCTTCTTTAACGAGGGAGCTGTGGCTCACGTAACTATGGGAGATCCCTTCTGCACAAATTTATCACGTATATTAAGTGAAATCGGAGAAAAAAATATTCCTGGCGGTAGACAATTACATAGAGGGGGTACCTATCTAGCAATGGAAGGTCCCGCTTTCTCAACTAGAGCAGAATCTAATTTATATAGGAGTTGGGGATGTTCAATAATTGGAATGACGAACCACACAGAAGCAAGATTAGCTAAAGAAGCTGAAATAGCTTACTCCTCCTTATCTATGGTTACTGATTATGATTGCTGGCATCAAACTCATCAAGAAGTTTCTGTAGAGATGGTTTTGGATAATCTTAGATCAAATACTGAAGTGGCTAATAAAATAATATTTGAAGTAGCTAAATTAATTGAAAAAGAAAGACCAAAAAGTAAATCTCATTTTTCATTAAAAGATGGATTGATAACCCAAAAAGAAAATATCCCAAGCTCCACAAAAGAGAAACTAAGAGTATTTACTGATTCTTATTAG
- the selD gene encoding selenide, water dikinase SelD: MAFNHLVLIGGGHSNVSLLKKWIMFPKLMPEIPVSIISRDSHLVYSAIFPSVISKSITLEESLIDIKSLAKNAKVSFIEEEVKDIDFNLKKIVLSNRPSVNYSKLVLNYGSQTIIPKEFESLVKNRNAFSIKPFLRAYDSILKEDIFDSVNELPFVIVGSGLAAIEVSYALRKRWGDRPLKLLCDSRKINNTILKSLQNSNIDLVEKLNFDYGKILLCTGNTSPLWAQKKLLDSDSYGRIITNQNLQIKSFSGIFAVGDCAVVGSAKRPASGVFAVKVVNTLVQNLKKDIEGRSLKKWFPQKIGLQIVNIFPSHHPKAFAIYRNFVFGPSFIFWILKHKIDLNFIKKFRSKRLIMKSSETNISLNDCRGCAAKIPQFVLNKSLINSNLNSFASSPEDAIEIYQNGQDIILQSVDGFPALVSDPWLNAKITTLHACSDLWACGAKLSSAQALISLPKVEREFQSHLFSQSLQGIKSTVEDHGGELLGGHTFEARSLVNKPYSLGIDISLTVQGILKNGAKPWLKSGMNIGDILMMSRPLGVGIYFAGQMQNINMLGSSSEVINNLVKSQQYLIDEIYLFQNQFKESLVNAATDITGYGFIGHLKEMVESSNLYRQRNNLEPLKVLLDLFAFKAYPGVFDLIRKDVKSTFFESNKEIFDKIYKVNKQKRIINFLNENSLDQETFNERISLLLDPQTCGPLLISCNRKYENVLKDKWYKVGEVVKM, encoded by the coding sequence ATGGCTTTTAATCATCTGGTACTAATTGGAGGAGGACACTCAAATGTTTCTTTATTGAAGAAATGGATAATGTTTCCGAAATTAATGCCAGAAATTCCTGTTTCAATTATATCTAGAGATTCTCATTTGGTTTATTCGGCTATATTCCCATCGGTGATTTCAAAATCAATCACTTTAGAAGAGAGTTTAATTGATATAAAATCTTTAGCAAAAAATGCAAAAGTATCTTTTATAGAAGAAGAAGTAAAGGATATTGATTTCAATTTAAAGAAAATTGTATTAAGTAATAGACCTTCAGTTAATTATTCGAAGTTGGTGCTTAATTATGGAAGTCAAACAATAATTCCAAAAGAATTTGAATCACTAGTTAAAAATCGAAATGCTTTTTCAATTAAACCTTTTTTAAGGGCTTATGACTCAATACTAAAAGAGGACATTTTTGATTCAGTTAATGAACTTCCATTTGTAATTGTTGGGAGTGGCCTTGCTGCAATTGAAGTATCTTATGCTTTGAGAAAAAGATGGGGAGATAGACCTTTAAAACTATTGTGTGATTCAAGAAAAATTAATAATACAATTCTAAAAAGTTTACAGAATTCCAATATTGATTTAGTTGAAAAACTTAATTTTGATTATGGCAAGATTCTTTTATGTACTGGAAATACATCTCCGTTATGGGCACAAAAAAAATTATTAGATTCGGATTCTTATGGCAGAATAATTACAAATCAGAATTTACAGATAAAAAGTTTCTCTGGAATCTTTGCTGTCGGTGATTGCGCAGTTGTAGGCTCAGCAAAAAGACCAGCATCGGGAGTTTTTGCAGTAAAAGTTGTAAATACATTAGTACAAAATTTAAAAAAAGATATAGAAGGGAGATCATTAAAAAAGTGGTTTCCTCAAAAGATCGGATTGCAAATAGTAAATATATTTCCAAGCCATCATCCAAAGGCTTTTGCTATTTATCGCAATTTTGTTTTCGGCCCTTCTTTTATTTTTTGGATTTTAAAGCATAAAATTGATCTCAACTTTATTAAAAAGTTCAGATCAAAAAGGCTAATTATGAAAAGTAGTGAAACAAATATTTCATTGAATGATTGCAGAGGATGTGCTGCTAAAATTCCTCAGTTTGTTTTGAATAAATCATTAATAAATTCAAATTTAAATTCTTTTGCCTCATCACCAGAAGATGCAATTGAGATATATCAAAATGGTCAAGATATTATTTTGCAAAGTGTAGATGGATTTCCTGCTTTGGTAAGTGATCCTTGGCTTAATGCAAAAATTACTACTTTGCATGCTTGCTCAGATTTGTGGGCATGCGGAGCAAAACTTTCATCCGCTCAAGCTTTAATTTCATTACCAAAAGTTGAAAGGGAATTTCAGAGTCACCTCTTTTCTCAATCACTTCAAGGTATTAAATCAACAGTTGAGGATCATGGAGGTGAATTACTTGGAGGCCATACTTTCGAGGCAAGAAGTTTAGTAAATAAACCTTATTCATTAGGAATAGATATTTCTTTAACAGTTCAAGGTATTTTAAAAAATGGAGCAAAACCATGGCTTAAATCTGGAATGAATATTGGAGATATTCTCATGATGTCTAGACCTCTGGGCGTTGGGATTTACTTTGCCGGTCAAATGCAAAATATTAATATGCTGGGTAGTTCTTCTGAAGTAATTAATAATTTAGTAAAGAGTCAGCAATATTTGATTGATGAAATTTATCTTTTTCAAAATCAATTTAAAGAATCATTAGTCAATGCTGCGACTGACATTACTGGATATGGATTTATTGGACATCTTAAAGAAATGGTTGAATCATCTAATTTATATAGGCAAAGAAATAATCTTGAGCCACTAAAAGTCTTATTAGATTTATTTGCATTTAAAGCTTATCCTGGAGTATTTGATTTAATAAGAAAAGATGTTAAAAGTACTTTCTTTGAATCTAATAAAGAAATTTTTGACAAAATTTATAAAGTAAATAAGCAAAAAAGAATAATTAATTTTTTAAACGAAAATTCATTAGATCAAGAGACTTTTAACGAGAGAATATCATTACTATTAGATCCTCAAACATGTGGCCCCTTGTTGATTAGTTGCAATCGTAAATATGAAAATGTTCTAAAGGATAAATGGTACAAGGTTGGAGAGGTTGTGAAAATGTAA
- a CDS encoding CCA tRNA nucleotidyltransferase, producing the protein MNDISDYIQGELIKTPFNLYNLIAKYIESNNNTKVAFVGGYLRDLLISKFHKKSFSKPVDIDLVIEGSSISLAKFIKKNIVNVDLCLIKEFNLYNTVEININDYKIDIASARKEIYSAPGLNPTVNKSTIAEDLKRRDFTINSIAFEVSTRKIYDLYGGISDIKSKRLNLLHSNSISDDPSRLIRCAKYASRLDFNISNNSLKQSQETVRQWPWKSSETHKKMIYPPALGIRIRMELAEICKHDNLTNVISIIHKWEIISILNENIKVDKRFLRGLNWIKKLKGNHMLYLLKDSEDLEKACQRFLVNNSEIKILEDYINIKKILNTNQKNFNHFSPSSWTEFIEDRNLNDETVKLLICDGGPYWRKLFKWLFIYKFIKSKKDGETLKKEGWDPGKEMGKEIKRLRYLEIDKLNRN; encoded by the coding sequence ATGAACGATATCTCTGATTACATCCAAGGGGAATTAATCAAAACTCCATTTAATCTATATAACCTAATTGCTAAATACATAGAATCTAATAACAATACTAAAGTAGCTTTTGTTGGCGGTTATTTAAGAGATTTATTAATTAGTAAATTCCACAAAAAATCGTTTTCTAAACCTGTAGATATTGATCTTGTTATTGAAGGATCCTCTATTTCTCTTGCAAAATTTATAAAAAAAAATATTGTAAATGTAGATTTATGTTTGATCAAGGAATTTAATTTATACAACACTGTAGAAATAAATATTAATGACTATAAAATTGATATTGCTTCTGCAAGAAAAGAAATTTATTCTGCTCCAGGCTTAAATCCCACAGTAAATAAAAGTACTATTGCGGAGGATCTTAAGAGGAGAGATTTCACTATAAATTCAATAGCCTTCGAGGTCTCGACAAGGAAAATCTATGATCTTTATGGAGGAATTTCTGATATAAAAAGTAAAAGATTGAACTTACTTCACAGTAATAGTATTTCAGATGATCCAAGTAGATTAATTAGATGTGCAAAATATGCTTCAAGGTTAGATTTCAATATTTCAAATAATTCCCTCAAACAATCTCAAGAAACAGTTAGACAATGGCCATGGAAAAGTTCAGAAACTCATAAGAAAATGATTTACCCTCCTGCACTAGGCATACGAATAAGGATGGAACTAGCTGAAATATGCAAACATGATAATTTGACTAATGTGATTTCGATAATTCATAAATGGGAAATTATCTCAATCTTAAATGAAAATATTAAAGTCGATAAAAGATTTTTAAGAGGACTAAATTGGATTAAGAAGTTAAAGGGAAATCATATGCTTTACTTATTAAAAGATTCAGAAGATTTAGAAAAAGCATGTCAAAGATTTTTGGTAAATAATAGTGAGATAAAAATATTAGAAGATTATATAAATATCAAAAAGATATTAAATACAAACCAAAAAAATTTCAATCATTTTTCTCCATCAAGTTGGACAGAATTTATTGAGGACAGAAACCTTAATGATGAGACAGTCAAATTATTAATTTGTGATGGAGGACCATACTGGCGTAAATTGTTTAAGTGGTTATTTATTTACAAATTCATAAAATCAAAAAAAGATGGAGAAACATTAAAAAAAGAAGGATGGGACCCAGGGAAGGAGATGGGAAAGGAAATCAAAAGATTAAGATATTTGGAAATTGACAAATTAAATAGAAATTAA